Sequence from the Myxococcales bacterium genome:
ATGACGCCGCTCGCGCGTCGCTTGCTGGAGCTGCTTGCCCGCGAGCCGACGCGCGCGGAGGTGGAGGAGCTCAACGAGAGCTTCTCCGAGCTCGCCGCCGCGGAGGGATTGGTCCAGCGGTTAACGGTGCGCCCCGAAGCGGTCGCCGGGGTGACGCGGGCGCGCATCGTCGCGTCGGCGACACTCTCCGGCGAGAGCGGCGCCACCTCGCCGGTCATCGAGCAGGCGCGCGCGGCGTGGCTCGCCGCCAACGCAAAGGTCGTCGCCGCGATTGCGGAGGAAACCGCGATCTCACTCGAATCGGTGTCACGCCTCAACGCCACCGTCTTGGGTGAGCCGGGTCCGTCGTCCTTGCGGCGGACCGCGACCTTCCTAGACCAAGAAGCGTGCGTCGTTCCGGCGGACATCCCCGCGATGCTGGAGCGGATGCTGCCCGCGGTCGACGTGCGCGTGCGGCAGCGCGGGGCCATATGGGGCGCCGCGCTTCTCTACCAGTGGCTCGTTTCCGTGCACCCCTTCGAAGACGGCAACGGTCGCACGGCACGGCTCGCCGCCGACTGGCTCCTCGGAGAGCACGGACACTTGCCTATGGGCTTCGGGGCGCCCGGCGACACGTTCGTGGCGCTTCACGCGTCGCTAAGGGAGAACCCCACGCCGGGTCACGCGGCCCGCGTGGTAGCGCGCGCCGTGCTTCGGTCGACGCGCTTGCTGGCCAGCGCATGTGAGTCGGCGGCGTGAGGCGGAGGAGACCTCGTCTCACGCAAGCCATGGTGGGCCGACGGCGCCGCCGCTACTTCTTCGCGAGCAGCGCCTCGAGCTCCGCGACCCGCGCCCTCGCAGCCACCTCGCCCGCTTTGGCGGCAGCCTCGCTCGCTTTGGCGGCAGCCTCGCTCGCCTTGGCAGAAGCCTCGCTCGCCTTGGCAGTCGCTTCGCTCGCTTTGGCAGAAGCCTCGTTTGCTTTGGCGACTGCCTCATTCGCGCGCGCCGCTTCGGCCACCTCGGAGGGGAGCGGCACGAGCACGCCATCTTGCAAGAGGCGCAGCGCCACGGGCCAGCGCTCCGCCGGCGCTACGATCCACTCGAACACGCACCCGAACGCTTCCGACAGCGTGATGCACGGCGTTCGCTCCGCCTCCACGACGCGCTCGACGAAGTCACCCTCGACGCGATCCCACACGCGAATGCGCGAGCCCGCTGGCGCGTCGACGTCAAAGCAGACGAATTCGTCGACGCCCATCGCCTCGTAGGCTTCGCGCTTCTCCGTCAGCGTCCATCGCTCGCGCGTATCCGAGAGCGACAGCACCTCGACGGTGAGCTCCGGCACGCCAAGCTCCCAGGTCTTCCACGAGCCGTGCTCGAACATCTCGGCCTGCGGCAGGCCAAGCTTCACGGCTGCGTCCGGCGCACGGCGACCGCGATCGTCGTTCAGCGTCGCGTTCCAGTAGACGAACATGTCCGCCGAGACGGCGTTCGCCTCGCCGCAAAGCGCTCGCAAGAGCAGCTTCAAGAACATGCACAAATCTTCGTGCCGAGGGTGCTGGCCCAAGTGCTCCTCCTCCGGCTCTGATTCCGGAAAATGAAGCGGCCGCACGGGGCGCACGTGCCTGAGTTCGGTGACGACCTTGGTCGCGGGATTCGGCGACGACGCCATGCCCGCAAGTGTACCTGGTCTCTCTCGACGTGCCCCGTGCGGTCGCATCACCGGCACTCCCAGCAGGACGCGCGCCACGATGCCCGTTGCAGAACCCTTGATGAATCGGGCGAGGCCGCCTGTCCGCGGACACCCTCGGACGTCCAGCGGACGCTCACCGAAGACGTTGTATCGAACGTCCCTGCGGGGCCGAGCCGTCCGCAAGGACAAGCATTTCGAAGAGGACGTTTCGCTCGTCGAAGAGCGTGTCGTGCTCTTCAAGGCGCGCTCCTTTGACGAAGCGATTCGTCGAGCGGAGGTCGAAGGGCATGCGTACGCCGCGCGGAGGCCGCACGCGAATCGCTACGGGCAGCGCGTTGAGATGACGTTTCTGGAGGCTTGCGACGCTTTCCGCCTGTTTGAACAGCCGGGCCACGGTCGCGAGGTCTACTCACGAACAGAAGTCATCCGTGAAAAGGTGTCGGACGCAGCGGTTATCGACCAACTGCTCGGCGCGGATGAAGATGAGCAAAGCGAAGCGCAACGCGAAATGTTCGTGCCCGGCTAGGGCGCGGCGAAGGCAAACGCTGAGCTCGCCTGGCCCCCCCTACTTCTCGAACAGCGCGCCCAGGTCGAGCGCGAAGTTCATGCTCGCGTCCTCTGGGAGGTGCGCGATGAAACGCGCGGTCTTCGGGTCGAACCAGCCCACGTCGAAGGACGCGTTGCCGCCCGTGTCGTGCGGGCCGCGGCTGTGCACGGCTTCGAAGGTGGCGACCTTCTTCAGCACGTAGCCGTCTTTGCCGCGCCGGAGGAGCACGACCTCGCGCTCGCCCATGTGGCGCTTCACCAAGAGCACGTCGGTCTTGCCGGGCGCCACGCACACGACTTGCTCCCACCCGACCGCGAGCTTCGCGCTCCGATGCGGCGTGTGCGTCCACGTCTTGCCATCGAAGACGCCGACCTGCTTGTCCGAGAGGCGCACCACGGCGCGCGCGCCGGGATCGTAGAACATCGTGAAGGGATCGCTGTCCTTGTAGTCGAGGCTCTCGGGCTTCTCCTTGCCCTTCTTGGCCTTGCTCCACGCTTTGCCGTCGAACACGAACGTGTCGTCTTTGCGTCCGCGTGACGCCTTCGAGTCGCCCCACACGACGAGGAGCCCGCGCGCCTCGTCGAACGC
This genomic interval carries:
- a CDS encoding Fic family protein, which gives rise to MTPLARRLLELLAREPTRAEVEELNESFSELAAAEGLVQRLTVRPEAVAGVTRARIVASATLSGESGATSPVIEQARAAWLAANAKVVAAIAEETAISLESVSRLNATVLGEPGPSSLRRTATFLDQEACVVPADIPAMLERMLPAVDVRVRQRGAIWGAALLYQWLVSVHPFEDGNGRTARLAADWLLGEHGHLPMGFGAPGDTFVALHASLRENPTPGHAARVVARAVLRSTRLLASACESAA
- a CDS encoding Uma2 family endonuclease, with product MASSPNPATKVVTELRHVRPVRPLHFPESEPEEEHLGQHPRHEDLCMFLKLLLRALCGEANAVSADMFVYWNATLNDDRGRRAPDAAVKLGLPQAEMFEHGSWKTWELGVPELTVEVLSLSDTRERWTLTEKREAYEAMGVDEFVCFDVDAPAGSRIRVWDRVEGDFVERVVEAERTPCITLSEAFGCVFEWIVAPAERWPVALRLLQDGVLVPLPSEVAEAARANEAVAKANEASAKASEATAKASEASAKASEAAAKASEAAAKAGEVAARARVAELEALLAKK
- a CDS encoding DUF4288 domain-containing protein, which translates into the protein MYRTSLRGRAVRKDKHFEEDVSLVEERVVLFKARSFDEAIRRAEVEGHAYAARRPHANRYGQRVEMTFLEACDAFRLFEQPGHGREVYSRTEVIREKVSDAAVIDQLLGADEDEQSEAQREMFVPG